A stretch of the Nyctibius grandis isolate bNycGra1 chromosome 13, bNycGra1.pri, whole genome shotgun sequence genome encodes the following:
- the LOC137669650 gene encoding putative P2Y purinoceptor 10, with protein sequence MTHPPYTTTDVSSSPAMTQSNQTCSSHNITFKNSLYATTYTIIFIPGLLANSAALWVLCRFISKKNKAVIFMINLAMADLAHVLSLPLRIYYYINSTWPFGRFLCLLCFYLKYLNMYASICFLTCISIQRYFFLYQPFKAKDWKRRYDAAISAVVWLFVGAACLPFPIMRSYGLAKDSNTCFADLQVRQIDSKVATVLMTGTAELFGFIGPLIIILFCTWKTRDSLRGFQIPLQNSSERQKALRMVSMCAIVFCVCFAPYHINFFFYMLVKENVITDCFLSAVTLYTQPFCLSLASLDCCLDPILYFFMTSEFQDQISRHSSMVIRSRLMSKESASSIKE encoded by the coding sequence ATGACCCACCCACCCTACACCACAACAGATGTTTCCAGCAGCCCAGCCATGACACAAAGCAACCAGACCTGCTCCAGTCACAATATAACATTCAAAAACAGCCTGTACGCAACCACATACACCATCATATTCATCCCTGGCCTCCTGGCCAACAGCGCTGCGTTATGGGTCTTGTGCCGCTTCATCAGCAAGAAGAACAAAGCCGTCATCTTCATGATCAACCTGGCCATGGCCGACCTGGCTCACGTCCTCTCGCTACCACTGCGAATATACTATTACATTAACTCCACGTGGCCTTTTGGGAGATTCCTGTGCTTACTGTGTTTCTACCTGAAGTACCTCAACATGTACGCCAGCATTTGTTTCCTCACCTGCATCAGCATCCAGAGGTATTTCTTCCTGTACCAGCCGTTCAAGGCCAAGGACTGGAAGCGGCGGTACGACGCAGCCATCAGCGCCGTGGTGTGGCTCTTCGTCGGGGCGGCGTGCTTGCCCTTCCCCATCATGCGCAGCTACGGCCTGGCCAAGGACTCGAATACCTGCTTTGCAGACCTCCAAGTCCGGCAGATTGACAGCAAGGTGGCCACCGTGCTGATGACAGGCACGGCGGAGCTCTTCGGGTTCATCGGCCCGCTcatcattattttattctgcacTTGGAAAACAAGAGACTCTCTCCGGGGCTTCCAGATACCGCTGCAGAACAGCAGCGAGAGGCAGAAGGCTTTAAGGATGGTTTCCATGTGTGCCATTGTGTTCTGCGTGTGTTTTGCACCATATCACATCAACTTCTTTTTCTACATGTTGGTGAAAGAAAACGTCATTACAGACTGCTTCCTGAGCGCCGTCACGCTCTACACCCAACCCTTCTGCTTAAGTCTTGCGAGTCTGGACTGCTGTTTGGATCCGATCCTGTATTTCTTTATGACTTCAGAGTTTCAGGACCAGATATCAAGGCACAGCAGCATGGTCATCAGGAGTCGGCTCATGAGCAAAGAGAGTGCTTCATCAATTAAGGAATGA